In a single window of the Pleurodeles waltl isolate 20211129_DDA chromosome 4_2, aPleWal1.hap1.20221129, whole genome shotgun sequence genome:
- the LOC138292387 gene encoding leucine-rich repeat-containing protein 3-like gives MPVKKTGPARLAYLMPLLHFLVLALCLRCSHMCPEGCNCSADSWVVRCTQRELKEIPHNIPRDTHLLYLDSNHITNIPEGAFRDLSKLRELDLSNNMIDSIEPGAFRELGDDLRLLDLSNNQIQQLGREAFGRLRPKTRLYNNPWHCECSLQELFETLNLDPETLNEIVCHSAVQDEFSGQPFIRLLHSGINFCSLQQKTTDVAMLVTMFCWFTMVIAYVVYYVRQNQAEARRHLEYLKSLPLPKKITTEGDTVSTVL, from the coding sequence ATGCCCGTGAAAAAGACAGGCCCTGCCCGACTGGCATACTTGATGCCCTTGCTTCACTTCCTGGTCCTGGCGCTCTGCCTACGCTGCTCCCACATGTGTCCAGAGGGCTGCAACTGCTCGGCAGACAGCTGGGTAGTACGGTGCACCCAGCGTGAACTAAAGGAGATTCCCCACAACATCCCCCGGGACACACATCTGCTTTACCTTGATTCCAATCACATCACCAACATCCCAGAAGGTGCCTTCAGGGACCTGTCCAAACTGCGAGAGCTTGACCTCTCCAACAACATGATCGACAGCATAGAGCCAGGTGCCTTCCGTGAGCTGGGAGATGACCTTCGCCTCCTAGACCTGTCCAACAACCAGATCCAGCAGCTTGGACGTGAGGCTTTTGGGAGACTGAGGCCCAAAACACGTCTGTACAACAACCCCTGGCATTGTGAGTGCTCGTTACAGGAACTCTTTGAAACGCTCAACTTAGACCCTGAGACTCTCAATGAGATTGTGTGCCACAGTGCAGTTCAGGATGAATTCTCTGGACAGCCCTTCATTCGCCTTCTGCACTCTGGCATCAACTTCTGTAGCCTCCAACAAAAAACAACTGATGTGGCTATGCTGGTTACCATGTTTTGCTGGTTCACTATGGTTATAGCCTATGTCGTCTACTACGTGCGGCAGAACCAGGCAGAGGCTCGGCGCCACCTGGAGTACCTCAAGTCTCTTCCTCTGCCCAAGAAAATCACGACAGAGGGAGATACAGTCAGTACTGTCCTCTGA